Proteins found in one Polyangiaceae bacterium genomic segment:
- a CDS encoding methyltransferase domain-containing protein: MALRSNSFNLTPRLDVMRPSGAPCPLVEQPEPLSDVAEPERAVLLRLRDRMRLFVTTTHDFDRAALERAKALGQIYVDKSHKQSPDDFRSDLGALAKMPECTGCPRETLCPGAYRAAAQSPFDRDEARTRELLRELGGSILDVGAGDAPYASELASRVEAGQARYLALDPDAERLRLLLARCPWAETHAGSLEDLPADLRFGHVVFLRSVNHLPEPERALASAVERLEPGGTLLLVDDVAFGLVRDAGQTERAESGSARFEHHRNDSSGEVHARLASMPLTLLERRDVRPGGSNQWLLRYEKREVGK, from the coding sequence TTGGCGCTCCGGTCGAACTCGTTCAACCTGACGCCGCGCCTGGACGTGATGCGGCCGAGCGGAGCGCCCTGCCCGCTGGTCGAGCAGCCCGAGCCACTGTCGGACGTCGCCGAGCCCGAGCGAGCGGTCTTGCTCCGGTTGCGGGACCGCATGCGCTTGTTCGTCACCACGACCCATGACTTCGATCGAGCGGCGCTCGAACGTGCCAAGGCCCTGGGCCAGATCTACGTGGACAAGAGCCACAAGCAGTCGCCCGACGACTTCCGGAGCGACCTCGGAGCGCTCGCGAAGATGCCCGAATGCACGGGGTGCCCCCGCGAGACGCTCTGCCCCGGCGCTTATCGCGCGGCGGCGCAGAGCCCGTTCGACCGCGACGAGGCGCGGACCCGAGAGCTCCTGCGCGAGCTCGGCGGCAGCATCCTCGACGTAGGCGCGGGTGACGCGCCGTACGCGTCGGAGCTGGCTTCTCGGGTAGAGGCCGGCCAGGCACGCTACCTGGCGCTGGACCCCGACGCCGAGCGCCTGCGCCTCTTGCTCGCGCGCTGCCCCTGGGCGGAGACCCACGCCGGCAGCCTCGAAGATCTGCCCGCCGATCTCCGCTTCGGGCACGTGGTCTTCTTGCGCAGCGTGAACCACCTGCCCGAGCCCGAGCGCGCCTTGGCGTCGGCGGTCGAGCGCCTCGAGCCCGGGGGTACCTTGCTGCTCGTGGACGACGTCGCCTTCGGCTTGGTCCGGGACGCCGGGCAGACCGAGCGCGCGGAGTCGGGGAGCGCCCGCTTCGAACATCACCGGAACGACTCCTCGGGCGAGGTGCACGCGCGCCTCGCCTCGATGCCGCTGACCTTGCTCGAACGGCGAGACGTCCGCCCGGGGGGTAGCAACCAGTGGCTCCTGCGCTATGAAAAGCGCGAGGTGGGCAAGTGA